The segment GTGCGGTACGTTCGTTTCATGAAATCGAAGACTCAGGCAACGAGCCACGCGCCCGAAACCGTACTTTCCTACACCGCTGTTTTCCACCCTGCGGAAGAAGGCGGGTTCTGGGTATCCGTCCCCGCACTGCCGGGCTGCTTCAGCCAGGGCGACACCTTTGAGGAAGCACGGCAGAACGTCGCCGAGTCGATCCGCTGCCATGTGGACGGTCTTGTCAAGGACGGAGAATCCGTCCCGACGGAAAAACACGCTCCACTCCAAGTTCGAAAGGTCCGCGTCGGCGTCGCATCGGTGGCCTGATTTTCCGATGGGCGACTTTCCCACCGTC is part of the Deltaproteobacteria bacterium genome and harbors:
- a CDS encoding type II toxin-antitoxin system HicB family antitoxin — translated: MKSKTQATSHAPETVLSYTAVFHPAEEGGFWVSVPALPGCFSQGDTFEEARQNVAESIRCHVDGLVKDGESVPTEKHAPLQVRKVRVGVASVA